The Pseudomonadota bacterium sequence CCACAGTTGAGCACATTTGTGCTCAACCCGCCACAGTTGAGCACATTTGTGCTCAACACGCCACAGTTGAGCACATTTGTGCTCAACCCGCCACAGTTGAGCACATTTGTGCTCAACCCGCCACAGTTGAGCACATTTGCGCTCAACCCGCCACAGTTGAGCACATTTGTGCTCAACACGCCACAGAGATAAAGAACACCGCGTATCGTGGGCCGTATCCCCTACGATTGCCGAGCTCCTCTGCATCAACAGCCGAACACGCGGCTGGACATTCACGAAACAGGAGGCCCCTCAACATGAACCTCTCCCCCGGACAACGACGCTCCACCATGCAAGGCTTATCGAGCGACGGTCGGTCGTGGCCATCACGATGCTCGGAGCGGTCGCCTTCCAGCTCGGCGGATGCGCCGGCGGGCAAGGCCTCACCGGCTCGATCACGTTGAGCCTCGTGGGCCTGTGGCTGGCGGGCATCTCACTCATGGGGCTACTCGCGGGCTGGAGCACCGGAAGCGGATCGCTGGGACAGGGAAGCCCGCTGACCGACAACATCCCGCACACGACCCCCACACCCACGCCAACCCCCGTGGTCGCCGTCAACCTGCGCTTCGTGCAGCAGCCAACGAAGACCGCCGGGGCCCAGGCAAACGCGCTCATCACACCTTCTCCTCAAGTCGAGGCCGTAGACGGTAGCGGCACTCGCGTCGCCAGCTTCACCGGGCCGATCACCATCGCGCTGGTCACGGCGCCTGCAGGCGCGGTGATCACGGGCACCCTCACCCGCAACGCCGTGGCGGGCGTGGCGACCTTCAACGACCTGCGCATCAGCATCGCCGGGAACTACACCCTGCAGGCTTCCTCGGGGAGCCTGCGGGCCGGCACCAGCGTCAGCTTCGTCACCACGCCCCTGCCAGTCAGCTTCAAGACCCAGAGCACATACACCAGCTCTGGGGGGCCCTTCGATGTCGCCGTTGGCGACGTCAACCTCGACGGCAAGCCGGACCTCGTAAACACCAATGCGGCCGACGGCACCATCTCGGTGCTCCTGGGCAACGGCAACGGCACCTTCGCTACCCAGAGCGCCTTCGCCGTGGGGAAATTTCCTACAGGCGTCG is a genomic window containing:
- a CDS encoding VCBS repeat-containing protein, with protein sequence MAITMLGAVAFQLGGCAGGQGLTGSITLSLVGLWLAGISLMGLLAGWSTGSGSLGQGSPLTDNIPHTTPTPTPTPVVAVNLRFVQQPTKTAGAQANALITPSPQVEAVDGSGTRVASFTGPITIALVTAPAGAVITGTLTRNAVAGVATFNDLRISIAGNYTLQASSGSLRAGTSVSFVTTPLPVSFKTQSTYTSSGGPFDVAVGDVNLDGKPDLVNTNAADGTISVLLGNGNGTFATQSAFAVGKFPTGVASADLNGDGKPDLVTTNYADSTISVLLGNGDGTFATQSAFAVGKFPIGVASADLNLDSKPDIVTPNYADSAISVLLHD